From Fibrobacter sp. UWR4, the proteins below share one genomic window:
- a CDS encoding CotH kinase family protein — protein sequence MDDSEYPYAGLPRVIIETKDYAQIRDVTTEHQAKLQIYGKDGPSGNVLNLTVRGRGNSSAKMPKYGLKLEFNDKQSMFGMPKNRDWALIANYGDKTLIRNHMIFRLSEWLGANYTPKDQFVELYLNRKYMGVYQFTETVKVGKNRVDIPKNSHSFLFEKEDSKKLDTPYITTEQSRSFHIKSPKELTEETANLLKKKLDYFEYYLSTGASNNQDKIDRWIDLESYLLQYWLQEYSKNEDGNFSRSIFMTWQEDQPIRFGPIWDLDLGFGNQSYPENREADGWYIRKGHWHRYVFRDYDVQRQSARYWKEHREKFRALIDSIPLYVSEIRAAIDNEYKRWPIIKNTENWALKKPYGSYEEAVEDMKDWMLKRYQWIENNI from the coding sequence TTGGACGATTCAGAATATCCTTACGCAGGCCTGCCCCGCGTCATCATCGAAACCAAGGATTACGCCCAGATCCGCGACGTAACTACGGAACATCAGGCCAAGTTGCAAATCTACGGCAAGGACGGACCATCGGGGAACGTTTTAAACCTAACCGTGCGCGGTCGCGGAAACTCCAGTGCAAAAATGCCCAAGTATGGTCTCAAATTGGAATTTAACGATAAACAATCCATGTTCGGCATGCCCAAGAATCGGGACTGGGCTCTTATCGCAAATTACGGAGACAAGACATTAATCCGTAACCACATGATTTTCAGGTTATCGGAATGGCTAGGCGCAAACTACACGCCAAAAGACCAGTTTGTAGAACTATACCTGAACCGCAAATATATGGGGGTCTACCAGTTTACGGAAACAGTGAAAGTCGGCAAGAACCGTGTGGACATTCCAAAGAACAGCCACTCCTTCCTCTTCGAAAAGGAAGACTCCAAAAAACTGGACACCCCCTATATCACCACTGAACAGAGCCGCAGTTTCCATATCAAGAGCCCTAAAGAATTGACCGAGGAAACAGCCAATCTGCTCAAGAAAAAACTCGACTACTTCGAATACTATCTATCTACCGGGGCATCCAACAATCAGGATAAAATCGACAGATGGATTGACTTGGAATCTTACCTTTTGCAATATTGGCTTCAGGAATATTCCAAAAACGAGGATGGAAATTTTTCACGTAGTATTTTCATGACCTGGCAGGAAGACCAACCCATCCGCTTCGGGCCCATTTGGGATTTGGACTTAGGATTCGGCAATCAATCCTATCCAGAAAATCGAGAAGCCGATGGTTGGTACATTCGCAAAGGTCACTGGCATCGGTACGTCTTCAGGGACTACGACGTACAAAGACAATCCGCTCGTTATTGGAAGGAACACCGAGAAAAGTTCCGCGCACTCATCGACAGTATCCCTCTTTATGTAAGCGAAATACGCGCCGCAATCGACAACGAGTACAAACGTTGGCCCATCATCAAGAACACAGAAAACTGGGCATTAAAAAAGCCCTACGGCTCTTATGAAGAAGCCGTAGAGGACATGAAAGACTGGATGCTTAAACGCTACCAGTGGATCGAAAACAACATTTAG
- a CDS encoding LysR family transcriptional regulator, translating to MELTQLKYFLEVAKNEHVTQSAKNLCIVQPALTQAIHKLEDELEVPLFKTSGRNIKLTESGKFFYEQLQPIYNEMMALPKRLQEVAKQQNNNIKLNVLAASALFTNVVIEYKQSHPHINIDMIQNEETDLFDFCVRTFSSYKPELDSFKSDELFVRSEKIFLAVPNTAKYKKMTSISLFDLGDEKFIRLYGSKQYRKICNELCEKIGFKSETTFESDNSAAIKEAVAGGIGVCFWPEVSWGKMDHKKVKLLEITDTEFKRDIVISYRRNKQNSTNTDEFYNFMLNYDAKKRWRKKNV from the coding sequence ATGGAACTTACGCAGCTCAAATATTTTTTGGAAGTCGCAAAGAACGAGCACGTAACGCAAAGCGCCAAGAACCTTTGCATTGTACAGCCCGCTCTCACTCAGGCCATACACAAGTTAGAAGACGAACTGGAGGTTCCATTATTCAAGACCTCAGGCAGGAACATCAAACTCACCGAAAGCGGAAAATTCTTCTACGAACAATTGCAGCCCATCTATAACGAAATGATGGCGTTGCCCAAAAGACTGCAGGAAGTAGCAAAACAGCAGAACAACAACATCAAGCTGAACGTCCTTGCTGCATCGGCTCTTTTCACAAACGTTGTAATCGAATACAAGCAAAGCCATCCTCACATCAATATCGACATGATCCAGAACGAGGAAACGGACCTTTTCGATTTCTGCGTAAGAACCTTTAGCTCCTACAAGCCCGAACTTGACAGCTTTAAGAGTGACGAATTATTTGTTCGTTCCGAAAAGATTTTCCTTGCAGTTCCCAATACAGCAAAGTACAAGAAGATGACATCCATTTCCCTTTTTGATCTTGGAGATGAAAAATTCATCCGTCTTTACGGATCCAAACAATACCGTAAGATCTGTAACGAACTTTGCGAAAAAATCGGATTCAAATCCGAGACCACCTTCGAAAGCGACAACTCCGCAGCCATCAAGGAAGCCGTTGCCGGCGGCATCGGAGTCTGCTTCTGGCCCGAAGTATCCTGGGGAAAGATGGATCACAAGAAGGTCAAACTTCTGGAAATTACCGACACGGAATTCAAACGAGACATCGTGATTTCCTATCGCCGAAACAAGCAGAACAGCACGAACACCGATGAATTCTACAACTTCATGCTGAATTACGACGCAAAAAAACGCTGGAGAAAAAAGAACGTTTAA